From one Nycticebus coucang isolate mNycCou1 chromosome 14, mNycCou1.pri, whole genome shotgun sequence genomic stretch:
- the LOC128564403 gene encoding olfactory receptor 1030-like, which translates to MTRGNHTTVTEFVLMGFTDRPELQLPLFVVFLLIYLITLVGNLGMILLIKADSRLHTPMYYFLSHLAFIDLCYSSSIGPKMLQNLLVKKKTISFPGCFAQLYFSSAFATTECFLLATMAYDRYMAICSPLLYTAIMTQRVCKELMVGVYTYGFLNSVIQTVLTFQLSFCDSNVIHHFYCADPPLLALSCSDTRNKEKHLFIFSAVNLTGSLLTVLISYICILFSILKIQSSEGKCKAFSTCASHLTVVTIFYGTLFFMYLRQPKAGNSWKQNKVVSVFYSLVIPMLNPLIYSLRNTEVKDSLEKMLEGKESY; encoded by the coding sequence ATGACAAGAGGCAATCATACCACAGTGACAGAATTTGTCCTCATGGGATTCACAGACAGACCTGAGCTTCAGCTTCCACTCTTCGTGGTGTTTCTGCTCATTTATCTTATCACCCTAGTGGGAAACCTTGGCATGATCCTGCTCATCAAGGCAGATTCACGGCTCCACACACCCATGTACTATTTCCTCAGTCACCTGGCATTCATTGATCTTTGTTACTCATCTTCTATTGGGCCCAAGATGCTGCAAAATTTACTGGTgaagaaaaaaactatttctttCCCAGGCTGTTTTGCTCAGCTGTACTTCTCCAGTGCTTTTGCCACTACCGAATGCTTCCTGTTGGCCACCATGGCCTATGACCGCTACATGGCGATCTGCAGCCCCCTGCTTTACACAGCCATTATGACACAGCGGGTCTGCAAGGAGCTAATGGTAGGAGTCTATACCTATGGCTTCCTAAATTCTGTGATTCAGACAGTGCTGACTTTCCAGTTGTCTTTCTGTGACTCCAACGTCATCCACCACTTCTACTGTGCTGACCCCCCTCTCCTTGCCCTCTCCTGTTCTGACACCCGCAACAAAGAAAAGCACCTCTTTATCTTCTCTGCAGTGAACCTCACTGGATCCCTCCTGACTGTCCTCATCTCCTACATCTGCATCCTCTTTTCCATCTTAAAAATCCAGTCCTCTGAAGGCAAGTGCAAAGCATTTTCCACCTGTGCTTCCCACCTCACTGTGGTCACCATCTTCTATGGAACACTGTTTTTCATGTACCTGCGGCAACCTAAAGCAGGGAATTCGTGGAAGCAAAACAAAGTAGTCTCTGTGTTTTATAGTCTGGTAATTCCCATGCTTAACCCTCTGATCTACAGCCTGCGGAATACAGAAGTAAAGGATAGCCTGGAAAAAATGCTGGAGGGCAAAGAGTCATATTGA